In the Pseudonocardia sediminis genome, CCCACTCCGACAGACGGTGGCTGTAGATCAGCGCATCGTCGCCGAGCATCAGGCAGTAGGCGGCGAGGTCGGCGGCGGCGACACCGTCGGGCACCGGCGCGGACACCTCGGCACCCGCCTCCTCCACGATCCCGGTGCCGAACGCCCAGCGCGGGTCGTCGTGCCCGGTCGTCTCGGACAGCGACTGGTAGGCGTTGGTGGCGTCTTCCTCCATCGCGTGGGGGCGCCGTGCTGATGGTTCGCTCGCGAGCTCGCTCACAGGTGAGGCACCTCCTCCGGGATCTGGTAGAAGGTCGGGTGCCGGTAGACCTTGTCCGCCGACGGGTCGAAGAAGGGATCCTTCTCCGCCGGGCTGGACGCGGTGATGTCGTCGGCCCGCACGACCCAGATGCTCACGCCCTCGTTGCGACGCGTGTAGACGTCGCGGGCGTTGTGCAGCGCCATCTCGTCGTCGGGGGCGTGCAGGGAGCCGACGTGCACGTGGTTGAGCCCGCGCTTACCGCGGACGAACACCTCGTACAACGGCCAGGTGCGGCGGCTCGGCCGCTCGCCCTGACCGGTC is a window encoding:
- the paaB gene encoding 1,2-phenylacetyl-CoA epoxidase subunit PaaB, producing MNTPEEEEVTAEGGHGAVPTTGVETGQGERPSRRTWPLYEVFVRGKRGLNHVHVGSLHAPDDEMALHNARDVYTRRNEGVSIWVVRADDITASSPAEKDPFFDPSADKVYRHPTFYQIPEEVPHL